One window of the Pseudomonas knackmussii B13 genome contains the following:
- a CDS encoding potassium transporter Kup codes for MSDASAGTAEHQERHSSSAVGMMVAAIGVVYGDIGTSPLYTLKEVFVGGYGVEVGHDAILGILSLIFWSLIWVVSIKYVLVVLRADNEGEGGVMALTALARKAAHEYPRLSSILVVLGLFGVSLFYGDSMITPAISVLSAIEGLEIAFEGVEHWVVPLSLIVLVGLFLLQRHGTARIGIIFGPVMVIWFVVLGVLGAYGIYQHPVVLQALNPFWAANFFVVHPGIGVAILGATVLALTGAEALYADMGHFGRKPISRAWFALVLPGLVLNYFGQGAMILFNPEAARNPFYLLAPSWALLPMVALSTVATVIASQAVISGAFSLTRQGMQLGFVPRMFVQHTSSQEQGQIYIAGVNWALMVGVVLLVLGFESSAALASAYGVAVTGTMLVTTLLMGVIFWLHWKWPLWLTIPFFAVMLLVDVLFFSANLPKVLQGGAFPVVAGVALFALMTTWKRGRQLLVDRLDEGALPLPLFISSIRSQPPHRVQGTAVFLTARADAVPHALLHNLLHNQVLHEQVVLLTVVNEDIPRVATDRRFEVDAYGEGFFRVVLHYGFMEDPDIPAALKYCHLNELDFSPMRTTYFLSRETVIPSKRIGMARWREGLFAFLLKNANGNLRYFNLPLNRVIELGTQVEI; via the coding sequence ATGTCCGATGCCAGCGCTGGAACCGCAGAGCACCAGGAGCGTCACTCAAGCTCCGCCGTGGGAATGATGGTGGCTGCCATCGGTGTGGTCTATGGCGATATCGGAACCAGTCCGCTGTACACCCTCAAGGAGGTGTTCGTCGGCGGCTATGGTGTGGAAGTCGGACACGACGCCATTCTCGGCATCCTTTCCCTGATCTTCTGGTCACTGATCTGGGTGGTATCGATCAAGTACGTGCTCGTCGTCCTGCGCGCAGACAACGAAGGCGAAGGCGGGGTGATGGCGCTCACCGCCCTGGCGCGCAAGGCGGCGCACGAATATCCGAGGCTGAGTTCCATCCTGGTCGTGCTGGGCCTGTTCGGTGTCTCCCTCTTCTATGGCGACAGCATGATCACGCCCGCAATCTCGGTACTGTCGGCCATCGAGGGCCTGGAGATCGCGTTCGAGGGCGTGGAGCACTGGGTGGTGCCACTGTCGCTGATCGTGCTGGTGGGGCTGTTCCTCCTGCAGCGGCACGGCACGGCACGCATCGGCATCATCTTCGGCCCGGTGATGGTGATCTGGTTCGTGGTGCTGGGTGTGCTGGGCGCCTATGGCATCTACCAGCACCCGGTCGTGTTGCAGGCGCTCAACCCCTTCTGGGCCGCGAATTTCTTCGTCGTGCATCCGGGCATCGGCGTCGCCATCCTCGGTGCCACCGTGCTGGCGCTGACCGGTGCCGAGGCGCTGTACGCCGACATGGGCCACTTCGGCCGCAAGCCGATCTCCCGGGCCTGGTTCGCTCTGGTCCTTCCGGGGCTGGTGCTGAACTATTTCGGCCAGGGCGCGATGATTCTCTTCAACCCCGAGGCGGCGCGTAACCCCTTCTACCTGCTGGCGCCGTCCTGGGCGCTGCTGCCGATGGTGGCGCTGTCTACGGTGGCCACGGTGATCGCCTCCCAGGCGGTGATTTCCGGTGCTTTCTCGCTGACCCGCCAGGGCATGCAGCTTGGCTTCGTGCCGCGCATGTTCGTGCAGCACACCTCCAGCCAGGAGCAAGGGCAGATCTACATCGCCGGTGTGAACTGGGCGCTGATGGTCGGCGTGGTGCTGCTGGTGCTCGGCTTCGAATCCTCGGCGGCGCTGGCCTCGGCCTACGGTGTGGCAGTGACAGGGACCATGCTGGTCACCACCTTGCTGATGGGCGTGATCTTCTGGTTGCACTGGAAGTGGCCGCTGTGGCTGACCATTCCGTTCTTTGCCGTGATGCTGCTCGTGGACGTGCTGTTCTTCTCGGCGAACCTGCCGAAGGTGTTGCAGGGCGGGGCCTTCCCGGTCGTCGCCGGTGTCGCCTTGTTCGCTCTGATGACCACCTGGAAACGTGGCCGCCAGCTGCTGGTGGACCGCCTGGACGAAGGCGCGCTGCCGCTGCCGCTGTTCATCTCCAGCATCCGCTCGCAGCCGCCGCATCGCGTGCAGGGCACTGCGGTGTTCCTGACCGCCCGCGCCGACGCCGTGCCCCATGCGCTCTTGCACAACCTGCTGCACAACCAGGTGCTGCATGAGCAGGTCGTACTGCTCACCGTGGTCAACGAAGACATTCCGCGCGTGGCCACGGACCGTCGCTTCGAAGTCGACGCCTATGGCGAGGGCTTCTTCCGCGTGGTGCTGCACTACGGCTTCATGGAAGACCCGGACATCCCGGCGGCGCTGAAGTATTGCCACCTCAACGAGCTGGACTTCAGCCCGATGCGCACCACCTACTTCCTAAGCCGCGAAACGGTGATCCCGTCCAAGCGCATCGGCATGGCGCGCTGGCGCGAAGGGCTGTTCGCCTTCCTGCTGAAGAACGCCAACGGCAACCTGCGCTACTTCAACCTGCCGCTGAACCGGGTGATCGAGCTGGGGACCCAGGTGGAAATCTGA